The Streptomyces sp. R28 region GGCGTTCGACGCGCACGTACAGCGGGTCAATCCCGGGGTGGAGATCGTACGGTCGTGCGCCCGCACCGGCGACGGCGTCGACGCCGTCCTGGAGCGGGTGCTCGCCGCGCGGGACGGAGCCCCCGTCCACCGGCCGCCCCTCGCACCGCACCCCCACGGCCACGTCCATGAGCACGCGCAAGAGGACTCCGGCCTTACGGCCGGCCGCGTCTCGTGACAGCGCCCCCCGCCACGCAGGCGGTGCGCCGCCGCGTCACCGTGCGCGGCACGGTGCAGGGCGTGGGCTTCCGCCCGTACGTGCACCGCCTGGCCACCGACCTGACGCTGTCCGGGTTCGTCAGCAACACGGCGTACGGCGTGCTCATCGAGGTGGAGGGCCCACCGGACGGCGTCGACCGCTTCTGCGACCGGCTGGCCGACGAGCCTCCGCCGCTGGCCGCCGTCATCGGCATCGGTGTCGAGGACGTGCCCGTCACGGGAGCCGACGACGCCTTCGCGATCCGCTCCACCGAGCAGTCCCCGGGCCGCACGCTGCTCCCACCCGACACCGCGACCTGCGCCGACTGCCTGCGTGAGCTGGCCGACCCGGGGGACCGCCGACACCGGCACCCCTTCGTCACCTGCACCCACTGCGGGCCCCGCTTCACCATCGCCACCGCGATGCCGTACGACCGGGCGGCCACCACCATGAGCGGCTTCCCGATGTGTCCCGCCTGCGCCCGGGAGTACGGCGATCCCGGCGACCGCCGCTTCCACGCCCAGCCCGTGGCGTGCCCCCACTGCGGCCCCCGGGTGCGCCTGGTGCCCGCGGCCGGCAGCGGCATCCGCCCCGCCCGTGACGCCGACGCGCTCACGGTGGCCCGGGCGCTGCTGGCCGCCGGACGGATCGTCGCCGTGAAGGGCCTCGGCGGCTACCACCTGGCGTGCGACGCCACCGACGCACGGGCCGTCGACGCACTGCGCACCCGCAAGGCCCGGGGCGGCAAGCCCTTCGCGGTGATGTGCGCGGATCTCACCGACGCGGAGCGGCACTCCGTGGTCTCCGCGGCCGAGCGCGCCGCCCTCACCGGGCCCCGGCGCCCCATCGTCCTGTTGCGCCGACGCCCGTCGAACCTCGCCTCCGGCGTGTGCCCCGGCAGCCCCCACCTCGGCGTGATGCTGCCCTACACCCCCGTACACACCCTGCTGTTCGGGCTGCCCGGCGATCCTCCGGGCCCCCGGGTGCTGGTCATGACCAGCGGCAACCGCTCGGGGGAGCCGATCGTCACGGACGACGACGAGGCGCTCACGCGGCTGGCCGGACTGGCCGACGCCTGGCTCGCCCACGACCGTGTCATCGCCTCGCCGTGCGACGACTCCCTGCTGCGGGTACGCCCCGACGGCACCGAACAGGTGCTGCGCCGCTCCCGCGGGTACGTGCCCCGACCGGTGCGTCTGCCGGTCGCGCTGCGTCCCGCCCTCGCGGTGGGCGGCGATCTGAAGAACGCCCTCTGCGTCGGCGAGGGCGACCAGGCCTGGTTCGCGCCGCACATCGGCGACATGGGCGACCTGGCCACCCTGGAGGCCGTGCGGCGGGCGGAGTCGCACCTGCGGCGCCTGACCGGGGTGAGCCCAGAACTCGTCGCCGCCGACCGGCACCCTGGCTACCACTCGTCGCGGTGGGCCCGGCAGCACGCTCTCCAACTCCCCTGTTCCACCCCCGTGTTCGTCCAGCACCACCACGCGCACCTCGCCTCCACCATGGCCGAGCACGGCCTCGACGGCACCACACCCGTGATCGGCGTCGCGTTCGACGGCACCGGATACGGCGACGACGGCACCGTCTGGGGCGGCGAGATCCTGCTCGCCGACTACGCCGGTTACCGGCGCTTCGCCCATCTGACCCCCGCCCCGCTCCCCGGCGGTGACGCGGGTGTGGCCAACCCCTGCCGTCTGGCACTGGCCCGGCTGTGGGCCGCCGGTCTGCCGTGGGAGGCGGACCTGCCCAGCGTCGCCGCGTGCGAGGCCGATGAACTCGCCGTGTTGGAACGGCAGTTGACGCGCG contains the following coding sequences:
- the hypF gene encoding carbamoyltransferase HypF; translated protein: MTAPPATQAVRRRVTVRGTVQGVGFRPYVHRLATDLTLSGFVSNTAYGVLIEVEGPPDGVDRFCDRLADEPPPLAAVIGIGVEDVPVTGADDAFAIRSTEQSPGRTLLPPDTATCADCLRELADPGDRRHRHPFVTCTHCGPRFTIATAMPYDRAATTMSGFPMCPACAREYGDPGDRRFHAQPVACPHCGPRVRLVPAAGSGIRPARDADALTVARALLAAGRIVAVKGLGGYHLACDATDARAVDALRTRKARGGKPFAVMCADLTDAERHSVVSAAERAALTGPRRPIVLLRRRPSNLASGVCPGSPHLGVMLPYTPVHTLLFGLPGDPPGPRVLVMTSGNRSGEPIVTDDDEALTRLAGLADAWLAHDRVIASPCDDSLLRVRPDGTEQVLRRSRGYVPRPVRLPVALRPALAVGGDLKNALCVGEGDQAWFAPHIGDMGDLATLEAVRRAESHLRRLTGVSPELVAADRHPGYHSSRWARQHALQLPCSTPVFVQHHHAHLASTMAEHGLDGTTPVIGVAFDGTGYGDDGTVWGGEILLADYAGYRRFAHLTPAPLPGGDAGVANPCRLALARLWAAGLPWEADLPSVAACEADELAVLERQLTRDVACVRTSSMGRLFDAVSSLAGVCHRAGYEAQAAVELEAAAAAAWGADSTAYAFGIGRAGCDPAPVLSALVADLRRGTPPPVIAARFHRGVARAVAEICRHARRATGLTTVALSGGVFANALLDQECTALLADDGFAVLRHGEVPPNDGGLALGQLVVAAHERQKE